The proteins below come from a single Ptychodera flava strain L36383 chromosome 6, AS_Pfla_20210202, whole genome shotgun sequence genomic window:
- the LOC139134425 gene encoding muscarinic acetylcholine receptor M2-like has protein sequence MKINLTNWFVHNNTLLIFRQGNFDAIWNTTRELDQRIFTNQSTETPAVDGPLYGPVAFITLAVVLTTIALVTTVSNLLIIVAFMWNKKLRKLTNYFYVSLAFSDFIAGLFDMAPGIWEALMGYENWRFGKIACITWLVVDYWIYTASTYTMLAICIDRYMAILHGLRYRRKRTHGLVMTMIVSCWLLAFLTEVPGIVFWEYWMGESIIDYSYYCDVEWSKNETYAMVNTLLTMLLPFVFILFLSFAIWIVLRRRARFLRGESGSVSLTTSVARNKFQGKSKDKDNKLRSESEVFVSTISGSERSLKCLDEADPTKHKPTGSATIALYHDDDIGRAENYIDVAAQTDLSFNEFRWKMTGDIYCDLIATCDKSVWTKDIDDEGLIENRHEGSDANAPEQGVDNPAFAIDARKHADSTRDDGKQNKEDCSKGNQMKRGDVSMKHTVDKHRSSKDGKGSGFLASSDVSDTRTASSELGYQQRKRAVTRKLDSGEGNLRRLNTSSSTNFNRLAGDRRAVMSFGILMGTFLVLWTPWFVIAVIESVCSETCVMGDEVYYLSAWLIYLNSMINPFIYVFRDAEFKHSVCEILQCLCCRSGHPKQVPRLSYRSRDKK, from the coding sequence ATGAAGATAAACCTTACCAACTGGTTTGTTCACAACAACACGTTGCTCATTTTCAGACAGGGTAACTTTGATGCGATCTGGAACACAACTCGAGAACTCGACCAGCGTATCTTCACTAATCAGTCCACTGAAACTCCCGCAGTCGATGGACCCCTCTACGGACCCGTGGCCTTTATCACTCTGGCCGTTGTACTGACCACAATCGCCCTTGTAACTACCGTTTCCAACCTACTGATAATCGTTGCCTTCATGTGGAACAAGAAACTCAGAAAGCTGACCAATTACTTTTACGTGAGCCTTGCCTTTTCCGACTTCATCGCCGGTTTGTTCGACATGGCACCGGGTATCTGGGAAGCGCTGATGGGCTACGAAAATTGGAGGTTTGGGAAAATTGCCTGCATTACGTGGCTCGTGGTGGACTACTGGATCTACACGGCATCTACGTACACCATGCTGGCCATCTGCATCGACCGTTACATGGCCATCCTGCACGGCCTTCGTTACCGCAGAAAGAGAACGCACGGGTTAGTCATGACGATGATTGTGTCATGTTGGTTGCTGGCCTTCCTAACTGAGGTCCCCGGCATCGTTTTCTGGGAATACTGGATGGGCGAAAGCATTATCGATTATTCTTACTACTGCGATGTGGAGTGGTCGAAAAACGAAACATACGCGATGGTGAATACCTTATTAACGATGTTATTACCTTTCGTCTTTATCCTTTTCCTATCGTTCGCTATCTGGATTGTGCTACGACGCAGAGCTCGGTTTCTTCGTGGGGAGAGTGGGTCCGTGAGTCTGACGACGTCTGTTGCgagaaataaatttcaaggcaAAAGCAAGGACAAGGATAACAAACTGCGAAGTGAAAGTGAAGTTTTTGTCTCAACCATATCTGGAAGCGAAAGATCCCTGAAATGCCTTGATGAGGCCGACCCGACAAAGCATAAGCCGACCGGCTCAGCTACCATCGCCTTGTATCATGACGACGACATAGGCCGTGCGGAGAATTATATCGACGTCGCCGCACAAACCGATCTTTCGTTCAATGAGTTCAGGTGGAAGATGACTGGAGATATCTATTGTGACTTAATAGCGACCTGCGATAAATCGGTGTGGACTAAAGACATAGATGACGAAGGTCTCATCGAGAACAGGCACGAAGGCAGCGATGCCAATGCGCCGGAACAGGGTGTTGACAATCCGGCATTCGCCATCGACGCACGCAAACATGCTGATAGCACCAGGGATGACGGGAAACAAAACAAGGAAGATTGCTCCAAGGGTAATCAAATGAAACGTGGTGACGTTTCCATGAAACACACCGTAGACAAACATAGATCTTCCAAAGATGGTAAAGGAAGCGGCTTTCTCGCAAGCAGCGACGTGTCAGACACCAGAACTGCGAGCAGCGAACTCGGTTACCAACAACGTAAGAGGGCGGTAACACGCAAACTTGACAGCGGGGAAGGTAACCTGCGAAGATTAAACACCAGCAGTTCAACGAATTTCAATCGGTTAGCCGGTGACCGGCGAGCAGTCATGTCATTTGGGATTCTCATGGGCACTTTCCTCGTCCTGTGGACACCGTGGTTTGTCATCGCTGTCATAGAGTCGGTCTGCTCGGAAACGTGTGTCATGGGCGACGAGGTTTATTATCTGTCCGCCTGGCTTATTTACTTGAATTCCATGATCAATCCGTTTATTTATGTCTTCAGAGATGCAGAGTTTAAGCATTCCGTCTGTGAAATTCTTCAATGTCTCTGCTGCCGAAGTGGTCACCCCAAGCAGGTCCCCAGATTGTCTTATCGTTCACGCGACAAAAAGTGA